Genomic window (Zingiber officinale cultivar Zhangliang chromosome 2B, Zo_v1.1, whole genome shotgun sequence):
CTCTCTTTTTATATCTCACATCAAGCTCCAATGATTGCAGACAAATTCATATTGGCAGCCGGTTTTACAAGGCAAGGTTGAGAATTTTAATCTCGAAGATCTTTGGGATCAATATAGAGAATGGAGCGCTTACGGGCTTGGAGTCCCGATTGTTCTTGATAATGGAGCTAGTGTTGTCGAGTACTATGTTCCGTATCTCTCTGCAATCCAAATTTATACTAGCAAATCTCATGCTCTCACGAGGTGCGTGTGACCAGATATATTTTGCCTTCGTTGCTTCAAATGGTTTTTTAGGAACCAACAAACTGGACTTTTTTTACCCTTATGTACAGGTGTATGTTGGAAGATAGTGAAAAAGAATCATTCAGCGATGACAGTGAGAGTGAGAAATtatctcgattgtcggatgtTTCCGATGATTTTCTCGTTGACCAGGATGCTTCATGGTCCTCAAGGCATCTTTTGGGGCAATTGTACTTGCAGTATATAGAATATGGTTCTCCGTATGCAAGAATACCTCTCTTTGATAAGGTACGAATGTTTTTGCTATAAATGATGTCTAACACCCTCTCGTGACTGATTCTAGTTTGTTGGCACTACAGTTGGTGTCCTGGCCATGTATTTCTATTTCCTTATTCATAATTAGATACTGTTAAATTGTGATGAACAGGTAAATGAACTAGCACAGAATTATCCTGGTTTGACATTGTTCAAGAGTGTGGATATCTCGCCAGCTAGTTGGATGTCGGTTGCATGGTAATGCTACACCTCTATTTCATGTGATTGTTCTTGAGAATCTGAGTTACTAAGAGGCTTCTCGTCGATCTAGGGAAATTGGAACGATACTGAATACTGGCTATTCATAGGTTTCTAGAATGCTTGAGAGTCTTTTCGGTTTATTATTTCTAACGAATTTGTTCACTTATCAGGTATCCAATCTACCACATTCCATCTTGTAGAAATGTAAAGGATTTGTCTACATGCTTTCTAACTTATCATACAATCTCCACTTTGTTCCAAGGTACGTGCCTCATCTTTCTTGTTGGTTTTGTGCAAGTTACGAATGTGACACTAACCGTGAACTCGTCTACTTCCGTCCTGATTCCACAGAAAACAACGATGTGCTGGAGGAAGTGACCGAGGACTCATGTTCTGCAAACACAGGTGATATGATGGAGAAAACGAGAGGCAGTATCTCGCTTCGGCCCTTTGGCCTCGCAACATACAAACTAGAGGGTGACCTTTGGATAAACCCTGAAACTTCAGACAACGAAGTGATGAGCACCCTGTATAGTGCAGCATACTCTTGGCTGAAGCAGTTAGTGGTCGAACACCATGACTTCGACTTCTTCACCACTCACTAAAAAGAGATGAAAATGCATGTTCATCTGCAACTTCTGGATTTTCCATCAAGGGTTTATAGCTTAACAGTCTAATTATGTTAGGATTACTAATAACTAATAACTGGTCTGATGATTGAAGTTATTAACCTGTGAGTGGCTTGTAATTAAGTTTTACTTGTGCTGGGACATGATGAGAGTTTTTACTTGTGAGCTTCGTTTTGGTCCCAGTTTTCTGTAACAAATTGCCTTCTGAATGTATTTAACAGTGATATTTTAGCCTCGTAATTTTGTTAAGTAGTTATAAttagggcaaaaatcaaaaggcaTTCCAAATTTTACAAATCAGAACATtccttgaaaaaataaaaataataaatgacaCTCCTTCAATATTTTTATCTTGAAAATACCTCTTGTTCCAGTCATGGGTGGAGTTAGGTTATGGTCTATCGGGTTATAGTCCGGAGGTCGACGGCGTTGAGCAGGAGAAAAATTCAGATTTATCGTGGAAAAAAATGACAGAAAGAGGAAGGTAGCTCTCGGCATCGGTACTTGTTGCCCACAACTTGGCATCATCCCAAGTAGATCACCCAGGTGAATTTAGTGTTGTTGTAGAAATTATCATATAGCTGTTACAATGTGTTTAGGAtgagtttaggatttaaaatttaaggTTTACATCATATAGAAGCTACTAAGTAGCTACTATATCTCTAGCGTAAtgaccaggggtcgattctcaggaactgacgacctggggtttacctcgccatgcgcctatggcctgtgtatctgcatgaacctccctccatatccgtggggccggcactaggggggccgctaaggtagcggatctaccttttttactAAGTAGCTActataatttataaaagttacccAATACCTACTACAACGTATTTAGAATGAGTTAGAATTTAAGATTTAgcatctctaataatattatatcaaaatattatttatcaatttggtaaaaattatttaaattttatcgaaatcattttaaaaagatGGTAAAAACTATTATATAGTTGCTACAATCCTAAATCATAAATTCAACTTAAACATGTTACAAAAGCTACTTAATATCATCTACACGTTGAAATAGCTACTCGATAACTTCTATACGGTATAAACCCTAAATTTTAAACTCATCTTAAACCAATTACAATAACTACTAATAACTTTGGCACATAATAACAACTACTTTAGCTTCTGCTGCTCTACGCATAACAGCTATTCATTAGTTTCTATTAACTTTTTTCACGTTTGTGGCTCACTTAGGTGTATTTGTGCCGGGTAAACACATACAAAATAAATAACATAGCCATGGCTACCGCACTAACCAACTAAAGTTTaccattaaaattaaataaattaaaacgaTACAAATCctataaaactttaaaaaaaatattaaaatttttaataaaaatttaattgatttaataaaagaaatcttaatatatatttttctaagattatgaaataaaaaaaattaaattattcaatttttgaaatttaaaatgaaaaaaaccaattgaacaaaattaattagtataatattgtttttttaaaaaataaattttcaaataaatcgaattaattttcaaattacttCAATTTGATCATTTATTTAAATTCACCCTTAAGATGCAAAAATTCTCCGGGAAAACATTATTACAAAATTGGATTAGATAAACTACATCAAAATTCAATTATTTCTATTACAAATGAGGTTCTCGGAGATCCCTCCCAAACCAATAGGAATTTTCTGATCCGCAAATTACGACCAGAGGATGATCCACCACACGAGGATCCTTGATTTGGATGAACCCCATTTTTAAATAGGTGAAATCCATCCAAATCAAGGATCTAAAAAAATGGATCATCCTCCGATCTATAATTTGCGGATCAAAGGATCCGTACTCATCCTAAACAACCCCAAACACATTGAAATGGACTAAATCATGAGGACCATTCAGCCAATGTCCTCCTAGGTGAGAGAGCCTAGTACGGGATAAACCGCATCATTCAAACGCAAAACCTATTGTAAAAACTACTCAACCGAGTACTAACTCGGCTACGACCATGGGGCATTTCTATTACTATTTATGATGTAAGAAAATCTCAGGGTGCGTttgatttgtatattttttattttcattttctaaaaaaatacgtatttctaaaaaataatatttagtttACATTTTTTAcgtctattttctaaaaaaataattaacattttttagaaaaataaaaaatgacaaaaaattattttctatttttttagaaaacatacatttttcaaaaaaaatgaaaaatgtaACTACCAAACGCACCTTAAGCACCTTAAGTCTCCTAGATGTTTGTGGATGTGATTAACCACTTTTAGAAAATAGCTAATAACAAGAACAGTTGTGGGCATACTTTCTGACGACAAGATGAGGAACCAAAGCAACAGTCAACCAGAACAAAACACGCTAGATTAACTGGAAGTAAACCGTTACATCTATCTCGAAAAAGATAAGCCTATTAGTTTACTAGTAGTATATAGTAGTCTATTCGCGGTTGGGCGCAGAGGCTGAAACATCTTCGGTCTTGGTCCTGTTGAACGATCTTTGGGTTTCAAGCACAGGCATGTAAGCGACCGTGGATTTCTGAAGCAGATCAGAGGCCGGCTTCTCGGATTCGCGGGGGCTTACTAGTGACTTCTCAACGGCGTCAAACTTGGCAGTAGCCCACGGGGCAGTGCCTACATTTCCAGCGACACTAGTGTTGATTGTCAGCGACGAGATGGCATCTCGAGATGCATACCATGTGTTGCCGCAGGCAATACACTCAAGCTGAATTTGTTATAAAACAAAGTATTAGAGTGAAGAGATCGAAAACCATTGATTAAGTGATGAAAATCACCAGATATCTGAATCTAAATGAGTAGCATTTGGAAGTATATTCTGCAGTAAAGAAGATCAAAAGGGGATTATATGAAACACACCACCAAATTCTAGAACTCGAGAATTTCTAATCGCAGAGATAAACAACCACAAAAAGAACAATTAATACATCAATGCCTAAGATAACTACCATAAAACAACAACTGTTGTGAGGAACCTGGTGAAGTAACCGCCTTCCAGGCACTGATTTTCTCTGATGGTTTctaaaaatagataaaaataactGTTTTCATAGTTTTGTATGGTGAATTCATGTCAATCCTTTGATTTTGGGTAACACTTGGGGAGTTAGGGAGCAGCTATGTTGTGTTCGTAGTGTGCAGATATCAACAATGATATTCCACAAATTGTCAGCACAAGGCAGCATTACCTTCATGAACAAGAATCTTTGTCCCcgacagaagaaaaaaaaaatcaagccaaAAGTTCTACCTAGTGCGAAGAATAACTAAATCACTGTATGCTTATTGGGAAATGGAAACGATAGTTGATTACTTGGTTTGTTAATGCAACTATTGCCGAAAGCTTTAAACACGAGGAAATTACTCAACTTATGAGACTGAAGCAAGATAGTGTGAACCATAATGACTAGTAATAGAGCATAACAGGATCAAGCCACTCAGGACTCATGCAATGATGCCAAAGGTTTGATAGGATGATCACTTCTCAAAAGCTAATCATTCTAAAAAGTTTGTGGTTCTTCACATCAAATTGTAATTGTCAATCGAATGGCAATGGAGGCAAACAGGCTTTGTTCCAATGCAATCATTATGGCAAATGGATGACATGAGAGAAATAACAAGATTCATTATGGAATCTCTCGTATCATGGTAAAAATTTGACTAGGCTTTCTCTAGGCAATGGATATGAAAGCAAGCCCCCATCTCAGTGACCCAGTAAGCTGGAAATTTCGAATTAGTTGTAAATATAAAgcagaaaaaataaaaaagaaaagataatATAAAGCCTACTCACAGACCTGATAACGATCCCCATGGCCACCTGCCTGTATAATGTCGGCTACACCTACTTTTTTCTCCGTGCATCTTGAACATCTAGCATCAGTCATCTAAATAGGAAGACAAGAAGATTTATCATTGAAATGAAAGGGTCGCAACCCATGGGACCAAGAGAATATTCTATGGAAATTTAAATGTGAAAAACAGCCCAAATTTCAATTCAACTTTATTTTCTGGCACTATCAATTCTAGTAAACATTTTATCGTCTACAATGGCAAATAAAGCCAACAAAAAAATCTACCTGGATTTGCTTAGACTCTTCAGGTTCTTTTGGTGACTTTTCTTGTGTCGTGAAACCATCCTGAAATGCTCAAGAGCTCAGTTCACATACCAGACAACCAATCAAAAGATCTATGTAATAAATTCATAAAAACACTGTTTAATACATGCCAACATGAATAAATTCATTATTATAAGCTAACATTTGGTTAGCCTGCAATGTATGACAAAGATTGACCAAAGATTCTGTCTATGTAATGAATCAAAAAAGAATTAATTGTTTGGAAGGGAGCAAACCTTTAGCTCTATTGGTGACATGGCCACGACTGTCACAGGGTCCAACTCTTTCTTCAGTAACCGTCTCACTAATACTGTAGTATTCTGCACAATTAGATGGTTTATATATAAAACAATTCATCAAGAATAGCCATAAGGGCTTAAGAATTGATACCATGTAAGCAATATGCAAAAAATGAGAACAGAGAATTGAGTGTTTTAGGTGCCAACATTAGATAGTATTAATGCAGTAGTAACAAAGCAGATCAAATGGGAGTCCTTATACTATTTTCTTAGATCAATGGATGAGCACTCTCATATCAACTAGTCAGGAAGAGACATGAGAAAAAGGTAATGAAATCAGACATTTATGACCGAATCAAACTTGCTAAAACACAAGAACTTCAAGTGCCCTCTTTCTCTCCCAACAAGAAGATGAGAAGggaagagtttttttttcttattctcaTCGTCCATTTAACTAGTGCATGACTTGGTCATGTCATTTGGATACAAAGTTTGAGTCCAAGTGCCTGAATCAGAAATTCACAACCCAAACTTCTAAATCTTGACAATCCAATTGTTTCCAACCTTGAGCAGCATGGACATTAACTATAACTCCATAATTGTACACTTAACACACAAATGTAACAGCAAGATTAGCAGCAAGACAATGAGTAAATTGTAcctttagattaaaatctaactGCCGCATTTTCTGATTATACTTTTGAAAGTCAGAACTAAGTGCTTCATGTGCAACTCTCTCAAGAGAAGTTACAACCCAGACAGCTGTATCTGGCCAATAAATATTTTCATCTGCCTGCAACATACAGAAAGATAATTTCTATTTCAGAAGGGAAaatggagaaaaaaaaaaaactctcaacAATCGAAGAAATTTTATAGTGAGATGGATGATGGATAACAATGTTACTCTGAAGGGAGGATAAAAAGAGAACCAAGGGAAATCTATTAACAACACTTAATGTATTAAAAAGAACACCCACAGTATAACATTTAAATTAGAATCGTAGATCCACTGGTCCATCTGAATCTATATTGATTCAACTGTTTCTTGCATCATAGTAAAGAAATATACTTTGCACTTGCCGCTCATAGAACCCTCAAGGCCTCAACAATAATAACGACACACTGATCAATTCGATCATACAAATGCAACATTGAAGATTGAGAAAAGGGAAAAATGCTTACGtctgttttgttttcttttgttccTTCAGAAATTGTTTCACTATTGCCGCCATTCATGTTTTTCTCAGAATTAACAATGCCATTTATTTTCTTATCCACAGTCAGTGCTGCATCTTTTGGAGAACATTGCGACCGAATCCCTTGGAGAAGTTTCTCCAACCACTTGTCTCGATATGAATCACAGGTCAATGCTTTGAATTTTGCTAAAATGGTTTTGCTCTCTGAATCATCAGCTGTACAACTCCCTGGTGTCTCTGCTTTCATCTGATGTTCAGCTTTCATTGCATCATCAGATCGAGGAACATCAATGGGATTCATTCCCTTCTTTCTCAGAGTTCTTTT
Coding sequences:
- the LOC122047608 gene encoding uncharacterized protein LOC122047608 — its product is MEANWRKRSNLQAFLSGTTPRVPISPFPKTNSYWQPVLQGKVENFNLEDLWDQYREWSAYGLGVPIVLDNGASVVEYYVPYLSAIQIYTSKSHALTRCMLEDSEKESFSDDSESEKLSRLSDVSDDFLVDQDASWSSRHLLGQLYLQYIEYGSPYARIPLFDKVNELAQNYPGLTLFKSVDISPASWMSVAWYPIYHIPSCRNVKDLSTCFLTYHTISTLFQENNDVLEEVTEDSCSANTGDMMEKTRGSISLRPFGLATYKLEGDLWINPETSDNEVMSTLYSAAYSWLKQLVVEHHDFDFFTTH
- the LOC122047609 gene encoding uncharacterized protein LOC122047609, translated to MRKRRVAHVSDDEDDEPRRVEDSDAEGDRRSKRKKKLRVDEEEEEEEDGGRSRNSKKGGSGRKSRGGAEEQYEEEEEEEEGEQQAEYQEDAKPIGDVIKVTGKGKKKKMHFSSFEYDGNVFELEDPVLLTPEDNTTKPYVAIIKDMIQDTNGSLWVNGQWFYRPEEAEKRGGGKWEARDTRELFYSFHLDVVPAESVMHKCVVHFIPLNKKLPLRQQHPGFIVQNVYDTVERKLWKLTDKDYEDNKQHEIDLLVQKTRQRLGELVDIDPEETPIDHADELVNKRTLRKKGMNPIDVPRSDDAMKAEHQMKAETPGSCTADDSESKTILAKFKALTCDSYRDKWLEKLLQGIRSQCSPKDAALTVDKKINGIVNSEKNMNGGNSETISEGTKENKTDADENIYWPDTAVWVVTSLERVAHEALSSDFQKYNQKMRQLDFNLKNTTVLVRRLLKKELDPVTVVAMSPIELKDGFTTQEKSPKEPEESKQIQMTDARCSRCTEKKVGVADIIQAGGHGDRYQLECIACGNTWYASRDAISSLTINTSVAGNVGTAPWATAKFDAVEKSLVSPRESEKPASDLLQKSTVAYMPVLETQRSFNRTKTEDVSASAPNRE